A genomic window from Micromonospora ferruginea includes:
- a CDS encoding bifunctional methylenetetrahydrofolate dehydrogenase/methenyltetrahydrofolate cyclohydrolase, with the protein MTATILDGKATAAEIKDELRARVKALAERGITPGLGTVLVGEDPGSQAYVNGKHRDCAEVGIASLRVTLPADATQEQLDAALAELNADPACHGYIVQLPLPAHLDTQRALESIDPDKDADGLHPVNLGRLVLGYDAPLPCTPRGIVELLRRHDVPLRGANVAVVGRGNTVGRPLGLLLTRRSENATVTLCHTGTLDLASHTRAAEVVIVAAGVPGLLTADMVTPGATVVDVGITRVIGDDGKGRYTGDVDPEVAEVAGRIVPMPGGVGPMTRAMLLTNVVERAERDR; encoded by the coding sequence GTGACGGCGACGATCCTGGACGGCAAGGCCACGGCGGCGGAGATCAAGGACGAGCTGCGGGCGCGGGTCAAGGCGCTCGCCGAGCGGGGCATCACCCCCGGCCTCGGCACGGTCCTGGTCGGGGAGGACCCCGGCTCCCAGGCGTACGTCAACGGCAAGCACCGCGACTGCGCCGAGGTCGGCATCGCCTCGCTGCGGGTGACGCTGCCCGCCGACGCCACCCAGGAGCAACTGGACGCGGCGCTGGCCGAGCTGAACGCCGACCCGGCCTGCCACGGCTACATCGTGCAGCTCCCGCTCCCGGCCCACCTGGACACCCAGCGGGCGCTGGAGTCCATCGACCCGGACAAGGACGCCGACGGCCTGCACCCGGTCAACCTGGGCCGGCTGGTGCTCGGCTACGACGCCCCGCTGCCCTGCACCCCGCGCGGCATCGTCGAACTGCTGCGCCGGCACGACGTGCCGCTGCGCGGCGCGAACGTCGCCGTGGTGGGCCGGGGCAACACGGTCGGCCGGCCGCTCGGCCTGCTGCTCACCCGGCGCAGCGAGAACGCCACCGTCACGCTCTGCCACACCGGCACCCTCGACCTCGCCTCGCACACCCGCGCGGCCGAGGTGGTGATCGTCGCCGCCGGCGTGCCCGGGCTGCTCACCGCCGACATGGTCACCCCCGGCGCGACCGTGGTGGACGTCGGCATCACCCGGGTGATCGGCGACGACGGCAAGGGTCGCTACACCGGCGACGTCGACCCGGAGGTGGCCGAGGTGGCCGGCAGGATCGTCCCGATGCCGGGCGGCGTCGGGCCGATGACCCGGGCCATGCTGCTGACCAACGTGGTCGAGCGGGCCGAGCGGGACCGCTGA
- the mdh gene encoding malate dehydrogenase: MGKKVTVVGAGFYGSTTAQRLAEYDVFDTVVITDIVEGKPAGLALDLNQSRPVEGFETTIVGVTTGPNGEGYEAIEGSDVVVITAGLPRKPGMSRMDLLETNAKIVRQVSENVAKYAPNAVVIVVSNPLDEMTALAQLATQFPKNRVLGQAGMLDTARFTNFVAEALSVPVKSVRTLTLGSHGDTMVPVPSKSTVNGKPLRDVMPAEQIEELVVKTRNGGAEVVALLKTGSAYYAPSAAAARMAKAVAEDSGDVMPVCAWVDGEYGISGVYLGVEAEIGAQGVKRVVETELDADERAALMEAAEAVRAKQNDISSL, encoded by the coding sequence ATGGGTAAGAAGGTCACTGTCGTCGGGGCCGGCTTCTACGGCTCCACCACCGCACAGCGTCTGGCCGAGTACGACGTCTTCGACACCGTCGTCATCACCGACATCGTGGAGGGCAAGCCGGCGGGTCTCGCGCTGGACCTCAACCAGTCGCGGCCGGTCGAGGGCTTCGAGACCACGATCGTCGGCGTCACCACCGGCCCGAACGGCGAGGGCTACGAGGCCATCGAGGGCTCGGACGTCGTCGTCATCACCGCCGGCCTGCCCCGCAAGCCGGGCATGAGCCGGATGGACCTGCTGGAGACCAACGCCAAGATCGTTCGCCAGGTCTCCGAGAACGTCGCCAAGTACGCCCCGAACGCCGTCGTCATCGTGGTGTCGAACCCGCTCGACGAGATGACCGCGCTGGCCCAGCTCGCCACCCAGTTCCCGAAGAACCGGGTGCTCGGCCAGGCCGGCATGCTCGACACCGCCCGGTTCACCAACTTCGTCGCCGAGGCGCTGAGCGTACCGGTGAAGTCGGTGCGGACCCTGACCCTCGGCTCGCACGGCGACACCATGGTCCCGGTCCCGTCCAAGAGCACCGTGAACGGCAAGCCGCTGCGCGACGTCATGCCGGCCGAGCAGATCGAGGAGCTGGTCGTCAAGACCCGCAACGGTGGCGCCGAGGTCGTCGCGCTGCTGAAGACCGGCTCGGCCTACTACGCTCCGTCCGCCGCCGCCGCCCGGATGGCGAAGGCTGTGGCCGAGGACTCCGGCGACGTGATGCCGGTCTGCGCCTGGGTCGACGGCGAGTACGGCATCTCCGGCGTCTACCTCGGCGTCGAGGCCGAGATCGGCGCGCAGGGCGTAAAGCGGGTCGTGGAGACCGAGCTGGACGCCGACGAGCGGGCCGCCCTGATGGAGGCCGCCGAGGCCGTCCGCGCCAAGCAGAACGACATCTCCTCCCTCTGA
- a CDS encoding MBL fold metallo-hydrolase, protein MPSTHTLGSITVTALLDGTGPFFQPRAAAFDGATEAQWREADRRDPDAVGPDGGWMLPFRAFALRRGDGPVTLVDAGIGPADALAAGWAPVPGRLPDELAAAGIDPADVRTVVLTHLHSDHVGWAGPLFGNADHLVQRAELAALELFHPELPARLLGPLRADGRLRVVDGDTDLTPGVRVLSTPGHTPGHQSVLVEQGDDRLLVTGDLLVHAIQLIDPALPYAHEENPPEARRTRERILRTLSPSSWPPPPDRPFTPTPTCTPPDPVDHEVGGIFDLRNCR, encoded by the coding sequence ATGCCGTCGACGCACACGCTCGGGTCTATCACGGTCACCGCTCTGCTCGACGGGACGGGCCCCTTCTTCCAGCCGCGCGCGGCGGCGTTCGACGGCGCCACCGAGGCGCAGTGGCGCGAGGCGGACCGTCGGGACCCGGACGCGGTCGGGCCGGACGGCGGCTGGATGCTCCCGTTCCGCGCGTTCGCGCTGCGCCGCGGCGACGGTCCGGTCACCCTGGTCGACGCCGGCATCGGTCCGGCGGACGCGCTCGCCGCGGGCTGGGCGCCGGTGCCGGGGCGGCTGCCCGACGAGCTGGCGGCCGCCGGCATCGACCCGGCGGACGTCCGCACGGTCGTCCTCACCCACCTGCACAGCGACCACGTCGGCTGGGCCGGGCCGCTGTTCGGAAACGCCGACCATCTCGTCCAGCGCGCCGAGCTGGCCGCGCTGGAGCTGTTCCACCCGGAGCTGCCGGCCCGGCTGCTCGGGCCGTTGCGCGCCGACGGCCGGCTGCGGGTGGTCGACGGCGACACCGACCTGACCCCGGGGGTACGCGTGCTGAGCACGCCCGGCCACACCCCCGGCCACCAGTCGGTGCTGGTGGAGCAGGGCGACGACCGCCTCCTGGTCACCGGCGACCTCCTGGTGCACGCCATCCAGTTGATCGACCCGGCGCTGCCGTACGCCCACGAGGAGAACCCACCCGAGGCCCGCCGAACCCGCGAGCGGATCCTCCGGACCCTCTCCCCGTCCTCCTGGCCACCCCCACCTGACCGCCCCTTCACCCCCACCCCCACCTGCACCCCGCCTGACCCCGTCGATCATGAAGTTGGCGGCATTTTCGATCTCCGAAACTGCCGCTAA
- a CDS encoding NADP-dependent isocitrate dehydrogenase, which produces MAKIKVNNPVVEIDGDEMTRIIWKQIREQLILPYLDVDLHYYDLSIQYRDETDDQVTVDAANAIKEHGVGVKCATITPDEARVEEFGLKKMWRSPNGTIRNILGGVVFREPIIMSNVPRLVPGWTKPIIIGRHAHGDQYKATDFVVPGPGKVTITYAPADGSAPMEMEVANFPGGGIAMGMYNYDESIRDFARASFRYGLDRNYPVYMSTKNTILKAYDGRFKDIFAEVFEAEFKAEFDAAGLTYEHRLIDDMVAAALKWEGGYVWACKNYDGDVQSDTVAQGFGSLGLMTSVLLSPDGRTVEAEAAHGTVTRHYRQYQKGEKTSTNPIASIYAWTRGLAHRGKLDGTPAVTEFANTLEKVIVDTVEGGQMTKDLALLISRDAPWLTTDEFMNALDENLARKLAA; this is translated from the coding sequence ATGGCGAAGATCAAGGTAAACAACCCGGTCGTGGAAATCGACGGCGACGAGATGACCCGGATCATCTGGAAGCAGATCCGGGAGCAGCTGATCCTGCCCTACCTCGACGTCGACCTGCACTACTACGACCTGTCGATCCAGTACCGCGACGAGACCGACGACCAGGTCACCGTCGACGCCGCCAACGCCATCAAGGAGCACGGCGTCGGCGTCAAGTGCGCCACCATCACCCCGGACGAGGCCCGGGTGGAGGAGTTCGGCCTGAAGAAGATGTGGCGGTCGCCGAACGGCACCATCCGCAACATCCTCGGCGGCGTGGTCTTCCGCGAGCCGATCATCATGTCGAACGTGCCGCGGCTCGTCCCGGGCTGGACCAAGCCGATCATCATCGGCCGGCACGCGCACGGCGACCAGTACAAGGCCACCGACTTCGTCGTCCCCGGCCCCGGCAAGGTCACCATCACCTACGCCCCGGCCGACGGCTCCGCGCCGATGGAGATGGAGGTCGCCAACTTCCCCGGCGGCGGCATCGCCATGGGCATGTACAACTACGACGAGTCGATCCGGGACTTCGCCCGCGCCTCGTTCCGGTACGGCCTGGACCGCAACTACCCGGTCTACATGTCGACCAAGAACACCATCCTCAAGGCGTACGACGGCCGGTTCAAGGACATCTTCGCCGAGGTGTTCGAGGCCGAGTTCAAGGCCGAGTTCGACGCCGCCGGCCTGACCTACGAGCACCGGCTGATCGACGACATGGTCGCCGCCGCGCTCAAGTGGGAGGGCGGGTACGTCTGGGCCTGCAAGAACTACGACGGTGACGTGCAGTCCGACACCGTCGCGCAGGGCTTCGGCTCGCTCGGCCTGATGACCTCGGTGCTGCTCTCCCCGGACGGCCGCACCGTCGAGGCCGAGGCCGCGCACGGCACGGTGACCCGGCACTACCGGCAGTACCAGAAGGGCGAGAAGACCTCGACCAACCCGATCGCCTCGATCTACGCCTGGACCCGGGGCCTGGCCCACCGGGGCAAGCTGGACGGCACCCCGGCGGTCACCGAGTTCGCGAACACGCTGGAGAAGGTCATCGTGGACACCGTCGAGGGCGGCCAGATGACCAAGGACCTCGCGCTGCTCATCTCGCGGGACGCCCCGTGGCTGACCACCGACGAGTTCATGAACGCGCTCGACGAGAACCTGGCCCGCAAGCTCGCGGCCTGA
- the galT gene encoding galactose-1-phosphate uridylyltransferase — MKRTQIELADGRELIYFDERDDAVRDQPDRRDLPPPPPASQLRYDPLTDEWVAVAVHRQTRTFLPPADQCPLCPSRGDRHSEIPAPDYDVVVFENRFPSLSQRPAEEPAEITPFTPVRPGLGRCEVVCFTDDHNASFARLSPLRVRTVLDALADRTAALSELPGVEQVFPFENRGVEIGVTLHHPHGQIYAYPFLTPRTRSLLAAARRHAERTGGNLYADVLAAERAAGDRVVASNEHWTAYVPAAARWPFEVHVAPHRPVPDIPALDDAERDAFGPLYLDLLRRFDGLFDLPMPYIAAWHQAPVRVDRELGHLHLQLFSVRRAKDKLKYLAGSESGMGVFINDIAPERAAQLLRAG; from the coding sequence GTGAAGCGTACGCAGATCGAGCTGGCCGACGGCCGCGAGCTGATCTACTTCGACGAGCGCGACGACGCGGTGCGGGACCAGCCGGACCGGCGGGACCTGCCCCCGCCGCCGCCCGCCTCGCAACTGCGGTACGACCCGCTGACCGACGAGTGGGTGGCGGTGGCGGTGCACCGGCAGACCCGCACCTTCCTGCCCCCGGCCGACCAGTGCCCGCTCTGCCCGTCCCGGGGCGACCGGCACAGCGAGATCCCGGCACCGGACTACGACGTGGTGGTCTTCGAGAACCGGTTCCCGTCGCTGAGCCAGCGCCCGGCCGAGGAGCCGGCCGAGATCACGCCGTTCACCCCGGTACGCCCCGGGCTGGGCCGCTGCGAGGTGGTCTGCTTCACCGACGACCACAACGCCTCGTTCGCCCGCCTCTCCCCGCTGCGGGTGCGGACCGTGCTGGACGCGCTCGCCGACCGCACCGCCGCGCTGAGCGAGCTGCCCGGCGTGGAGCAGGTGTTCCCGTTCGAGAACCGGGGCGTGGAGATCGGGGTGACGCTGCACCACCCGCACGGCCAGATCTACGCGTACCCGTTCCTCACGCCGCGGACCCGGAGCCTGCTGGCCGCCGCCCGGCGGCACGCCGAGCGCACCGGCGGCAACCTCTACGCCGACGTGCTGGCCGCCGAGCGGGCCGCCGGCGACCGGGTGGTGGCGAGCAACGAGCACTGGACCGCGTACGTGCCGGCGGCGGCCCGCTGGCCGTTCGAGGTGCACGTGGCGCCGCACCGCCCGGTGCCGGACATCCCGGCGCTCGACGACGCCGAGCGGGACGCCTTCGGTCCGCTCTACCTCGACCTGCTGCGCCGCTTCGACGGGCTGTTCGACCTGCCGATGCCCTACATCGCGGCCTGGCACCAGGCGCCGGTGCGCGTCGACCGCGAGCTGGGCCACCTGCACCTGCAGTTGTTCAGCGTCCGGCGGGCGAAGGACAAGCTGAAGTACCTGGCGGGTTCGGAGTCCGGCATGGGTGTGTTCATCAACGACATCGCTCCCGAGCGCGCCGCCCAACTGCTGCGCGCCGGGTAA
- a CDS encoding DeoR/GlpR family DNA-binding transcription regulator, whose amino-acid sequence MLARQRQTTILERVRAEGGVRVTELAAEFGVSDMTIRRDLETLHEQGLLAKVHGGATVAGPGSTDEPGFRAKSVRQSAEKTAIAEHAAGLVRPGAAIALSAGTTTAELARRLVDVPALTVVTNSLPVAEILHVGGRPDQTVVLTGGVRTPSDALVGPLAVAAIAALHLDLLFLGVHGISERAGFTTPNLMEADTNRALVAAADALVVLADHTKWGTVGISSIVGLEAADVLVTDDRLTPDARRVLEDRVGELVTVPATRGAA is encoded by the coding sequence ATGCTGGCGCGACAGCGGCAGACGACCATCCTGGAACGGGTCCGCGCCGAGGGCGGGGTCCGGGTCACCGAGCTGGCCGCCGAGTTCGGCGTGTCCGACATGACCATCCGGCGCGACCTGGAGACGCTGCACGAGCAGGGGCTGCTGGCCAAGGTGCACGGCGGGGCGACGGTGGCCGGGCCCGGCTCGACCGACGAGCCCGGTTTCCGGGCCAAGTCCGTCCGGCAGTCCGCCGAGAAGACCGCCATCGCCGAGCACGCCGCCGGGCTGGTCCGCCCCGGCGCCGCGATCGCCCTGTCCGCCGGCACCACCACCGCCGAGCTGGCCCGCCGCCTGGTCGACGTGCCGGCCCTGACGGTGGTCACCAACTCGCTGCCGGTGGCCGAGATCCTGCACGTCGGTGGCCGGCCGGACCAGACCGTGGTGCTAACCGGCGGGGTCCGCACCCCGTCCGACGCGCTGGTCGGTCCGCTGGCCGTGGCCGCGATCGCCGCGCTCCACCTGGACCTGCTCTTCCTCGGCGTGCACGGGATCAGCGAGCGGGCCGGGTTCACCACGCCCAACCTGATGGAGGCGGACACGAACCGGGCGCTGGTGGCGGCCGCCGACGCGCTCGTGGTGCTCGCCGACCACACCAAGTGGGGCACGGTCGGCATCTCGTCGATCGTCGGCCTGGAGGCGGCGGACGTGCTGGTCACCGACGACCGGTTGACACCCGACGCACGGCGGGTACTCGAGGACAGGGTGGGTGAGCTGGTGACGGTGCCGGCGACGAGGGGGGCGGCGTGA
- the cysC gene encoding adenylyl-sulfate kinase: MSNGWILPEDVLRDAPSYAPRPTELADLELLVTGAYAPLTGFMTRADLAALSRRGRLADGTPWPVPVTLQVPAALADGLEPADPARRALVLTDGEGAPVAAMDVVDVWPTREGMVGVGGAVRRLGDGGHGPFQRLRRSPDEVRGLLPPGRVLGVFADRPLHRPQLAQIAHAARTLGAHLLVLIPVGEESTGGLPAEALVRSVFAARDRMPPATLVAVPLARRSDEISDALLRARVAAAYGVSHLLSTEGMLSGAGLRVLVPRELAYDNRDGQWRWREDIPPRNRRLALGQAEIDDLLDRGFPLPEWHTPPAVARELARARPPRRHRGLVIFLTGLSGSGKSTIARGLADVLREQGDRSITLLDGDVVRRELSAGLGFGKADRDLNVRRIGWVAAEIARHRGVGICCPIAPYAAARATAREMAQAAGAGFLLVHVATPLAVCEQRDRKGLYARARAGLITGMTGIDDPYEEPTDADLVVDTSDLTVDEAVQRVMEHLGETGWVEPRLQPA, encoded by the coding sequence ATGAGCAACGGGTGGATCCTGCCCGAGGATGTGCTGCGGGATGCGCCGTCGTACGCGCCCAGACCCACTGAGCTGGCCGATCTCGAGCTGTTGGTGACCGGGGCGTACGCGCCGTTGACCGGTTTCATGACCCGGGCGGACCTGGCGGCGCTCAGCCGGCGCGGCCGGCTCGCCGACGGCACGCCGTGGCCGGTGCCGGTGACCCTGCAGGTGCCGGCGGCGCTCGCGGACGGCCTGGAGCCGGCCGACCCGGCCCGCCGCGCGCTGGTGCTCACCGACGGCGAGGGCGCCCCGGTGGCGGCGATGGACGTGGTCGACGTCTGGCCGACCCGCGAGGGCATGGTCGGCGTGGGCGGCGCGGTGCGCCGGCTCGGCGACGGCGGCCATGGTCCGTTCCAGCGCCTGCGACGCAGCCCGGACGAGGTGCGCGGGCTGCTGCCGCCGGGCCGGGTGCTCGGCGTCTTCGCCGACCGCCCGCTGCACCGCCCGCAGTTGGCCCAGATCGCGCACGCGGCCCGCACGCTCGGCGCGCACCTGCTGGTGCTGATCCCGGTGGGCGAGGAGTCGACCGGCGGCCTGCCGGCCGAGGCGCTGGTGCGCAGCGTGTTCGCCGCCCGTGACCGGATGCCCCCGGCGACGCTGGTGGCGGTGCCGCTGGCCCGCCGGTCCGACGAGATCAGCGACGCGTTGCTGCGGGCGCGGGTCGCCGCCGCCTACGGCGTGAGCCACCTGCTCTCCACCGAGGGCATGCTCTCCGGCGCCGGCCTGCGGGTGCTGGTGCCCCGGGAGTTGGCCTACGACAACCGGGACGGGCAGTGGCGCTGGCGGGAGGACATCCCGCCGCGCAACCGCCGGTTGGCGCTCGGCCAGGCCGAGATCGACGACCTGCTCGACCGGGGCTTCCCGCTGCCCGAGTGGCACACCCCGCCCGCGGTGGCCCGGGAGCTGGCCCGGGCCCGCCCGCCCCGGCGGCACCGCGGCCTGGTGATCTTCCTGACCGGGCTGTCCGGCTCGGGCAAGTCGACGATCGCCCGGGGCCTCGCGGACGTGCTGCGGGAGCAGGGCGACCGGAGCATCACGCTGCTCGACGGCGACGTGGTGCGGCGGGAGCTGTCCGCCGGGTTGGGCTTCGGCAAGGCCGACCGCGATCTCAACGTGCGCCGGATCGGCTGGGTGGCCGCCGAGATCGCCCGGCACCGGGGCGTCGGCATCTGCTGCCCGATCGCGCCGTACGCGGCGGCCCGGGCGACCGCCCGGGAGATGGCCCAGGCGGCCGGGGCGGGCTTCCTGCTGGTGCACGTGGCGACCCCGTTGGCGGTCTGCGAGCAGCGTGACCGCAAGGGCCTCTACGCCCGCGCCCGCGCCGGTCTGATCACCGGGATGACCGGGATCGACGACCCGTACGAGGAGCCCACCGACGCCGACCTGGTGGTGGACACCTCGGACCTGACCGTCGACGAGGCGGTCCAGCGGGTGATGGAGCACCTCGGCGAGACCGGCTGGGTGGAGCCCCGCCTCCAGCCCGCCTGA
- a CDS encoding DM13 domain-containing protein, translating into MPMRLLRAPLTWVAVAVLALGAATALYWFQPWKLVTDTEVHEELAAVPSVTAPAPSPSAAPASTPAGPVLLAGGEFVSHEHDTRGAARIVRTADGRHRLELVGLDTSNGPDLQVWLTDQPVRTGPSGWHVFDDGRHVALGALKGNRGDQAYAIPAGTDLAGLTSVSIWCERFAVSFGAAALAPAG; encoded by the coding sequence ATGCCGATGCGTCTCCTGCGGGCCCCGCTGACCTGGGTCGCCGTCGCCGTCCTCGCGCTCGGCGCGGCGACCGCGCTCTACTGGTTCCAGCCCTGGAAGCTGGTCACCGACACCGAGGTGCACGAGGAGTTGGCGGCGGTGCCGTCCGTGACCGCGCCGGCCCCGTCGCCGTCGGCCGCGCCCGCCTCGACGCCGGCCGGCCCGGTGCTGCTCGCCGGCGGCGAGTTCGTCAGCCACGAGCACGACACCCGCGGCGCCGCCCGGATCGTCCGCACCGCCGACGGGCGGCACCGGCTGGAACTGGTCGGGCTGGACACCTCGAACGGTCCGGATCTTCAGGTCTGGCTGACCGACCAGCCGGTTCGGACCGGGCCGTCCGGGTGGCACGTGTTCGACGACGGCCGGCACGTGGCGCTCGGCGCGCTCAAGGGGAACCGGGGCGACCAGGCGTACGCGATCCCCGCCGGAACCGATCTCGCCGGGCTGACCAGCGTCTCGATCTGGTGCGAGCGGTTCGCCGTCTCGTTCGGCGCGGCGGCGCTGGCGCCCGCCGGCTGA
- a CDS encoding ABC transporter ATP-binding protein, which produces MTLLATESLTKTYGGRVTALADLTVSVEPGIIGLVGANGAGKSTLIKILLGLLPPTTGRVQVLGLDPTTDPAAVRARVGYMPEHDALPPDLSAAELVTHLGRMSGLPRTVARERASEALRHVGLHEERHRAVGGYSTGMKQRVKLAQALVHDPDLLLLDEPTNGLDPAGRDAMLALVHRIGTEFGISVVVCSHLLGEVERICDTLVAIDGGRLLRADRVAAMTTATDVLAVEVSEGTDELAARLAALDLPVSRDGRLLLVPLTDEHTYDLILGAVAELDLPLHRLDQRRHRVAELFAPREPSHA; this is translated from the coding sequence GTGACACTGCTCGCGACCGAGTCGCTGACCAAGACGTACGGAGGTCGGGTCACCGCGTTGGCCGACCTCACCGTGTCGGTCGAGCCGGGGATCATCGGCCTGGTCGGCGCCAACGGCGCCGGCAAGTCCACGCTGATCAAGATCCTGCTGGGTCTGCTCCCGCCGACCACCGGCCGGGTGCAGGTGCTCGGCCTCGACCCCACCACCGACCCGGCCGCGGTCCGCGCCCGGGTCGGCTACATGCCCGAGCACGACGCCCTCCCGCCGGACCTCTCCGCCGCCGAGCTGGTCACCCACCTGGGCCGGATGAGCGGGCTGCCGCGCACCGTCGCCCGGGAACGGGCCTCCGAGGCGCTGCGCCACGTCGGCCTGCACGAGGAGCGGCACCGGGCCGTCGGCGGTTACTCCACCGGCATGAAGCAGCGGGTGAAGCTCGCCCAGGCGCTGGTGCACGACCCCGACCTGCTGCTGCTCGACGAGCCCACCAACGGCCTCGACCCGGCCGGGCGGGACGCCATGCTCGCCCTGGTGCACCGGATCGGCACCGAGTTCGGCATCTCCGTGGTGGTCTGCTCGCACCTGCTCGGCGAGGTGGAACGGATCTGCGACACGCTCGTCGCGATCGACGGCGGCCGGCTGCTGCGCGCCGACCGGGTCGCCGCGATGACCACCGCCACGGACGTGCTCGCCGTCGAGGTGAGCGAGGGCACGGACGAGCTGGCCGCCCGGCTGGCCGCGCTCGACCTGCCGGTGTCCCGGGACGGGCGGCTGCTGCTCGTCCCGCTCACCGACGAGCACACCTACGACCTGATCCTCGGCGCGGTCGCCGAGCTGGACCTGCCGCTGCACCGGCTGGACCAGCGGCGGCACCGGGTGGCCGAACTCTTCGCCCCGAGGGAGCCCAGCCATGCCTGA
- a CDS encoding ABC transporter permease, with protein MPEATGVIHDIGYQRYTGPRLGRRQVFGALYGHGVRTVFGLGRSAKAKIFPWLVVAVVTVVAAGLTAVRSQIGQVVMTYAQFADAMSWLVIFFAAVAAPELVSRDLRSGVLPLYFSRPLPRGDYALAKLLALVTSLWLLLGGPQLVMFLGAAFTTSKGMRGVWDELLDLLPGLLYAGLWAVVFASIALLVASLTGKRAFAAGGIVAVFLMTTPVVGVLNIMPSRTVNELSFLASPSTLVGGVGNWALGDKLTQGRGGMPIGDFGPVYAVVAVLLVAACVSLLLLRYRKVAAR; from the coding sequence ATGCCTGAAGCCACCGGCGTCATCCACGACATCGGCTACCAGCGCTACACCGGCCCGCGGCTCGGCCGCCGGCAGGTCTTCGGCGCGCTCTACGGCCACGGCGTGCGTACCGTCTTCGGGTTGGGCCGCAGCGCCAAGGCGAAGATCTTCCCGTGGCTGGTGGTCGCCGTGGTCACCGTGGTGGCCGCCGGGCTGACCGCGGTGCGCAGCCAGATCGGCCAGGTGGTGATGACGTACGCCCAGTTCGCCGACGCGATGAGCTGGCTGGTCATCTTCTTCGCCGCGGTGGCCGCCCCCGAGCTGGTCTCCCGCGACCTGCGCAGCGGCGTGCTGCCGCTCTACTTCTCCCGGCCGCTGCCGCGCGGCGACTACGCGCTGGCCAAGCTGCTGGCGCTGGTCACGTCGCTCTGGCTGCTGCTCGGCGGCCCGCAACTGGTGATGTTCCTGGGCGCCGCGTTCACCACCTCGAAGGGCATGCGCGGGGTGTGGGACGAGCTGCTCGACCTGCTGCCCGGCCTGCTCTACGCGGGGCTGTGGGCGGTGGTCTTCGCCTCGATCGCCCTGCTGGTCGCCTCGCTCACCGGCAAGCGCGCCTTCGCCGCCGGCGGCATCGTCGCGGTGTTCCTGATGACCACGCCGGTGGTCGGCGTGCTGAACATCATGCCCTCCCGGACGGTCAACGAACTGTCCTTCCTCGCCTCCCCGTCGACGCTCGTCGGCGGCGTGGGCAACTGGGCGCTCGGCGACAAGCTGACCCAGGGTCGCGGCGGCATGCCGATCGGCGACTTCGGCCCGGTCTACGCCGTGGTCGCCGTGCTGCTGGTCGCCGCCTGCGTCAGCCTGCTGCTCCTGCGATACCGGAAGGTGGCCGCCCGATGA
- a CDS encoding ABC transporter ATP-binding protein, giving the protein MTAISTQPAADAPAAATTSTLDLAGVSRWYGNVVAVNDVTMRLGPGVTGLLGPNGAGKTTLLHMMAGFLAPSRGTVTLDGEPTWRNPGVYRRLGLVSEREAVHTFLSAYEFVLASAKLHKLPDPEAAARRAIELVEMESAQGRRIGTYSKGMRQRTRVAAALVHDPQVLLLDEPFNGMDPRQRLHMMGLLHRLGDAGRTILFSSHILEEVEQVSGTVQVMVAGRLAASGDYRTIRRLMTNRPHVFAVRSTDDRALAVALMAEPSVSGVELGRTGLTVKAGDYGAFTRALPRIALRHGIRVRQLLPEDESLESVFSYLVEA; this is encoded by the coding sequence ATGACGGCGATCAGCACGCAACCGGCGGCCGACGCGCCCGCCGCCGCGACGACCAGCACCCTCGACCTGGCCGGCGTCTCCCGCTGGTACGGCAACGTGGTGGCGGTCAACGACGTCACCATGCGGCTCGGCCCCGGGGTGACCGGCCTGCTCGGCCCGAACGGGGCCGGCAAGACCACGCTGCTGCACATGATGGCCGGATTCCTCGCCCCGTCCCGGGGCACGGTGACGCTGGACGGGGAGCCGACCTGGCGCAACCCGGGCGTCTACCGGCGGCTGGGCCTGGTCAGCGAGCGCGAGGCGGTGCACACCTTCCTCAGCGCGTACGAGTTCGTGCTGGCCAGCGCGAAGCTGCACAAGCTGCCCGACCCGGAGGCGGCGGCCCGCCGGGCGATCGAGCTGGTCGAGATGGAGAGCGCGCAGGGCCGCCGCATCGGCACCTACTCCAAGGGCATGCGGCAGCGCACCCGGGTGGCCGCCGCGCTGGTGCACGACCCGCAGGTGCTGCTGCTCGACGAGCCGTTCAACGGCATGGACCCCCGGCAGCGGCTGCACATGATGGGGCTGCTGCACCGGCTCGGCGACGCCGGCCGGACCATCCTGTTCAGCTCGCACATCCTGGAGGAGGTCGAGCAGGTCTCCGGCACGGTCCAGGTGATGGTCGCCGGCCGGCTGGCCGCCTCCGGCGACTACCGCACCATCCGCCGGTTGATGACCAACCGGCCGCACGTCTTCGCGGTGCGTTCCACCGACGACCGGGCCCTGGCGGTGGCGCTGATGGCCGAGCCGTCGGTGTCCGGCGTCGAGCTGGGCCGCACCGGCCTGACCGTGAAGGCCGGCGACTACGGCGCCTTCACCCGGGCGCTGCCCAGGATCGCACTCCGCCACGGCATCCGGGTCCGGCAGTTGCTGCCGGAGGACGAGTCGCTGGAGAGCGTCTTCTCGTATCTGGTGGAGGCCTGA